The genome window GTTCGATCACCTCGTCCACCAGGACGGCCTCGGCCAGCGGGCAGCCGGGCCGGCCGGTGCCGGCGACGGCGGCCAGGAACTCGCCGAACACCGGTGCCAGCACGTTGGGTTGGGGCGCGAAGCGGCGCACCCGGCGGCCCCGCGGGCGGTGCTCCGCGAGCAGGCCGCCGTCCAGCCGGGGCAGCCGGAGCGCGTGGTCCGCCGCGACGCAGGCCAGCCGGTCGCGGGCGGGGCCGTCGGCCCAGTCGCAGCTCAGCCGCGCCGTCGTGCCGCCGGCCCAGGCCAGCTCCACCGAGGCCCGGCGCTCGGCGCCGCCCGGGAAGCGGTCGCCGACCGTGCCGCGCACTGCGGTCGGCGGGCCGAAGAGCCAGCAGAGCAGGTCGATCCGGTGGCTGCCGGCGTCGGCGAGCACGCCGCCGCCGGAGACCCGTGCCACCGTGCGCCAGTGCATCGGGTCCGCGGGCTGCGGGGCGAAGGGGGCGCGGAACCCGGCGCTCACCCGGTAGGGGCCGGACCGCAGCGCGCCGCGCAGCGCCCGCAGCGCGGGGGCGGAGCGCCGGTAGTAGGCGGCGGCGGTCACCACCGGGGCGGCGGCGGCCGCGGCGAGCACCTGGGCCCGGTCGTAGCCGAGCGCGCCGCCCAGCGGCTTCTCGACCAGCACGTGCCGGCCGGCCGCCACCGCCCGCAGCAGCAGCGGCACGTGGGCCACCACGGGCGTGGCGACGTAGACCGCGTCGACCCGGGCGAGCAGTTCGTCGAAGTCGTCGCTGCCCCGCTCGGCCCCGAACTCGGCGGCGGTGGCGGCCGCGCGGGCGCGGTCGCGCCCCCAGACGCAGCCGACCCGCTGGCCGAGGCCGAGCAGCGCCGGGAGGGCGCGCCGGCGCACCACGTCGCCGTAGCCGGCCACGCCCCAGCGCAGCCGCGGTACTGCCGAACAGGTCACGGCACGACCGCTCACGGCACGACCGCTCACGGCACGACCGCGATCTTGAGCGTCTCCGGCGGCGGTCCCGGGTACGGGCTCGGGGTGCCGCTCGGGGTGAGCAGGCTGCTCGCCGAGAGCCGCTCGATCGCGGCGGGCAGCTCGTCCAGCGGGTAGCTCGCGCTCAGCAGCGGGGCCAACTCCACCTGGTCGGCCAGGCGTTCCGCGACGGCCATGGTGGCGGCCCGGGCCAGGTCGGTGGGCTCGGCCGCCATGTGCACCCGCAGGCCCTTCTTCTCCCAGGCGATCATGTCGAAGGAGACGCGGGTGTCCACGTGGTGGGTGCCGAGGAAGATCACCAGACCGTTCTGGCGGACCAGTTCGACGCACTGGTTGGCCGTTTCCGGGGTGCCCACCGCGTCGATGGCCACGTCGAAGTCAGCGCCGACCAGCTCCCGCGCGGACACCGGCCCGCCCGGTGCCCGCACCGTCCGGTCCGCGCCGAGCGCGGTCGAGCGCTCCAGCCGCCACGGGTCGAGGTCCACGGCCACCAGCTCGGCGGCGCCGCGCCGCCGGACCACCTGGAGGGTCATCAGGCCCACCGGCCCCTGGCCGATCACGGCCACCCGGTCGCCGAGGCGCACGCCGCGGGTCGCGTGGATCGCCAGCGGCAGCAGCTGCAGGATCGCGCCCTGCTCGAACGGGATCCGCTCGGGCAGCCGGCCGACCGAGATCTGCCGGGCCAGCGCGAACTCGGCGAACCCGGTGGTGATCGGGGTCCGCAGGAAGACCCGCTCGCCGGGCCGCGAGGTGGCGCCCGGGCCGACCGCCTCGACGGTGCCGGCCACCTCGTGCCCGAAGCAGCCCACCGCGCAGTGGTCGCGCAGGCCGAGGTAGTGGTAGTAGGCCAGGTCGCTGCGGTTGCAGACGGTGCAGGCGCCGACCCGGACCAGCACCTCGCCGGGGCCGGGCACCGGCACCTCCCGGTCCCGGTGCAGCTTGAGCTCGAACCGGCCGGCGAGCTCGGCGGCCCGCATCCGGCCCGCCGTCGGCTGATCGTTCGTCATCTCACTCATCGTGATCTCACTCCCCGTCATCCGCGGACCACGGCTGCTGCCACGCGCTGCGCACGCTGGCCAGCGCCGACACGAACCGGAGGTCGGTCGACAGGCGCATGGTCTCGGTGGTGGTGTCCAGCGTCGCGTGCACCGTGTCCGGCGAGTGCAGCACGACGTCGCCCGCGCGGAAGTCGGTCCACAGCCAGCGGCCGCCGAGGGTCCGCGCGGTCCAGGCGAGGTCGTGGCTGAACGGCCGGGCGTCGTCGGGCCGGTCGGTCACCGGCCGGTCGCCGTCGAGCCGGCCGGGGTCGAGCCGGTGCGAGCCCTCCAGGTAGACCACGCCGCCGGTCTCCAACGGGCAGTCGCCGAGCGGGATCCAGGCGGTCACCAGCTCGCCGCCGGCCCCGCTCGGGTAGGCGCGGTCCACGTGGGCGCGGGCGGCGCTGCGGGACGCCGAGTCGTAGTGCCGCAGGATCCGGCGCGGCACCAGCTGGACCGGCCCGCCCAGCACCGAGCGGGCCAGCCCGGCCAGCTCCGGGCTCCGGGTGAAGGCGGCGTACGCGTCACTGCGCACGAAGTCGTGGGCGGGGTGCCCGGCCGTCCCGTAGGGGGCGAGGCCGACCGGGGGCCGGCCGGAGTAGACGCCGGCGGCCGGCCCGGTCCCGGGCTTGAGGTACCCGGGCGGGAAGAGCGAGAAGTAGGCCTCGCGGACCGCCCACACCTCGGCGGGGTCGAGCACCCCGCGCAGCAGCAGGTAGCCGTCCTGCCGGTACCGCTCGCGCAGCCGGTCCGGGTCCGCCAGGAGGTCGGTGCTGTCGGCCATGGGGGCGCTGTTGGATTCGTCCAGCTCCAGGACGACGCCGTTGGAACTGCATCGGGCGACTGTCTTCATGGTTCTTTCCGTCGGCACGGCTCAGTAGACTCCCTCGATCAGCCGGCCCGTCTCCACGGTCGGGGCCGGCCGCACGGCCGCGACGCCGTCCCAGGGGAACCATGGGTGCGGTGCCGTGCGCAGTGCGCTGTCGCGTTCGATGAGGTTGGGGATGAAGAGGTCCTCCAGCAGCGTGGTGGTGACGACCGTGCCCCGCTCGCCGTACTCGACGTCGGTGGTCCAGTCGTCGGCCCGGGCCACCCGCAGCACCCCGAACGGGGGTGCCAGGTGGTGGGCGCGCACCGCGTCCGGGGTCAGCGGGTCGGCCTGCAGGGCGTGCCCGACCAGGGTGTTGCCGTAGGTGTCGATCCACTGCACGCCGCCGAGGAACTCCTCCTTCAGGAAGCGCTCCTCCTCGGCCGTCCCGGAGGTCCCGCCGGTGCAGACCGCGCGGATCCCGTAGTCGGCCAGCGGCTCGTCGAGGGCCGCGGCCAGCACCAGCAGCAGCTTGGTGGTGGTGAACAGCAGGCTCGCCTCGCGCCGGGCCAGCAGGCTGAGCGTCTGGGCCACCAGGTGCGCCAGGTAGCCTTCGGGCCCGGCGCCGCCGCCGATCTGTGCCTTCACCCAGCGCGGGTCGAAGTCGATCGCGGCGACGGCCCCGCACCAGCTGTCCGCGAGGCCCTCGACGAAGTGGCCGTACGCGTGCGGCCCGCTGGGCGTCATCGCGAGCACGTCGCCGCCGGCCACGCCGCGCGCCCGCAGCATCGCCGCGTACATCGCCACGTCGTTGTCCAGCCGGGTCACGTTGACGATCCGGCAGGGCGCGCCGCTGGTCCCGCCGGTCTCGAAGACCCGGAACGGGCGGTCCGCGAAGCCGCGCGGCAGCAGGTCGCGCACCCGTGCCCGGCGCAGCCGCTCCTTGTCGAAGACCCCGAACCGGCGCAGGTCGGCGAAGCCGCCGACCGCCTCCAGCGGGTCGAAACCGAGGCTGTCGCGCTGGTCCAGCCAGAACGGCGAGCCGGTCGCTGGCGAGAAGTGCCAGCGCACCATCCGGCGGGTCCACTCGTCCAGGCCGACGTCGAGCAGCGGCAGGGACTCGGCCATCTCCTGGTACATCCGGCCCGCCTCGGCCGGGACGGCTGCGGTCATCGCTGGCTCCCGATGGGGTGGTTGACGATGTGGTGGGTGACGCCGCCGTCCGCCGCGAGGGCGGCGGCCTGCTCCGGGGTGGCCCGCAGCACGGTGGCGAACGGGAAGGGCGGCTCGAAGCCGAGCAGCGGGTGCGTCCCCGAGCGCGGCTCGACGCCGACCAGGGTCGGGGCCAGGTAGCGCGAGCCGTCCGCCGCCGTGCTGAGCAGCGGCCGGCGGGTGAACCGGCGGTCCGCCGGGCCGATCCGCCGCTCGACGTGCTCGGCGGTGCGGGCCGCGCCCTCGGCGTCCCGGCTGGCCGCCAGCGGCCAGGCCGGGTCGGCGGGTGCCAGCCGGATCCCGTCCAGCAGTTCGCCGAGCCGGACGGCGACCGGCTCGGGGTCGTCCAGGCACAGGATGCTGCGGACGGTGGTGCAGAACCGGCCCGCGTCGCCGGCCACCAGCTCCAGCAACTGCCGGGCGGCGGACGCCGGTTCGGCCCCGGCGGCGACCACGGCGCGGACCCGCAGCGGTCCGTGCACGGTGGCGGTGGCCCGGTCGCCGAACTCGGCGGCCACCTCCGCGCCGCCGTACAGCACCTGACGGTCCGTCACCTCGACCAGGGCCCGCAGCACCGGCCGGGCGGTCGGGTAGCAGCCGATCAGCTCGGCCGGCCAGCCCTCCTCGACCAGCGCCGCGACCAGCCGCAGCGCCGAGAACGGCTCCCGGGTGCTCGGCCTGACCCACAGCGCGCTGCCCGCCGCGGCGGCCCGCAGCACCGACTCCAGGCAGGTGAAGGTGTTGCCGGGCAGCGAGACCAGGGTGAGCGGCGGCCGGCCGGCCGCAGTGCGGGGCGCCTCCGGCTCGGTGACGATGGCGTCCAGACGGTCCGTCAGCATCCCCTGCCAGCGCTCGACCAGGGCGGCCGGCAGCCCCGCGCCCGCCCAGAGCGTCGCGGCGAACTCCTCGGGCCCCTGCGGGCCGAGGCCGCCGCACCGCACCGTGCCGCCGGTGAACCGCCGCCACGCGGCCCGGACGATGGCGGCCCGGCCCTCACGGTCGGGCAGGGCGGCGGTGCGGCCGCGCAGCCGGCGGGCGTCGCTGCGGACCAGCACCTCGGGCGCCAGCGACACGGCCGGCAGGCCGGCCGCGGTGGGCGCCGAGTCCTGCGAGACGGTCCACTCCCCGCGCCGCAGCAGCGGGAGGGGCGCGGCGCCCGGGGCCGGTGCGGTGGGGTTCATCCGAGGACCTCGTGCAGCGCCCTGACGACGCGGTCCTGCTCGCCCTCGGTCAGCTCGGGGTAGAGCGGCAGGCAGGCGTGCCGGTCGGCGAACTCCCGGGCCTGCGGGAACGCCCGGCCGCCGAACCCGGCGGCGAAGTACGGCTGGTCGCAGAGCAGCAGGTCGTAGACCTCGCCCGCGAGCGCGATCCCGTGCTCGGCCCGCAGCCGGGCCTTCAGCTCGGCGCGGTCCACACCCTCGTCCAGGTGGACGAGGTACTTGTACCAGCTGGTCGTGCTGCCCTCCGGCACCGGCTGCACCCGCAGCCCGGCCAGCCCGGCCAGCTGCTCGTCGTACCGGGCGGCCAGCCGGGCCCGGGCCGCGGTGCGCTCGGCGAAGCGGCGCAGCTGGGCCAGGCCGACGGCCGCGTGCACCTCGCTGAGCCGCCAGTTGCTGCCCAGGCTGTCGTGCAGGGTCGCGCCGGGACGCACCCGGCCGTGGTCGCGCAGCCGCAGGAACGCCTCGGTGCGCGCCGGGTCGGCCGCGGTGACCGCGCCGCCCTCCGCGCTGGTGAGCACCTTGGTCGGGTAGAACGAGTAGGTGCCGTAGTCGGCGATGCTGCCGGCCCGCTTGCCGCCGAGCGAGCTGCCGAAGGCGTGCGCGGCGTCCTCGATCACCGGGATGCCGCGCCGGTGGCACTCCTCGACCACCCGCGGCAGCAGCGGCGAGACGTACCCGCCGGTGTGCATCGCGATGACCGCGGCCACCGATCCGCCGTGCTGGTCCAGCCGTTCGCGCAGCGAGTCGGGGCAGAGCCCGAGGCCGTCCGGCTCCAGGTCGACGAAGTCGACCGACGCCCCGGCGCGCAGCGCGCCCGCCGCGGTCGCGATGAAGGTGTTGACCGGCACCAGCACGGTGCGGCCGGTCACCCCGATGTCCCGCAGCGCGATCTCCAGCGCGCTGGAGCCGGAGTCCACGGCGACCGTCGGGCCGCCGGCCCACGGGGCCAGCTCCGCCTCGAACCGGGCGACCAGCGGGCCGATGGTGAGCACGCCCGAGTCCAGGGTCTGCTCGATCGCGGCGGTGACCTCCGCCCGGGCCGCCCGGGTGAAGCCGACCCGGATCGGCGCGACCGGGGGCGGGCCCTGCTCGTCGGCGGGCCCGTCCAGCACCCGCTTCAGGAAGCCGATCGCCTCCTCGACCCCGGTGCCGTGGCCCATCGGCAGGGCCAGCACCTCGGCCAGGCCGGCCGCGCCCGCGACCTGGTACAGCGCGCGGACGGTCTCGCCGGCCGCCGCCGAGTCGGCCGGCTCCAGCGCCTGGTCGGCCAGCCCGTACTGCAGGTGCAGCGGCGCGGGGGCCAGCGCGGCGAACAGCTCGGGCAGGTCGGCGTGCGCGGCCAGGCCCGGCAGCACGGAGGCGCCGTGGCCCAGGCCCAGCACCCGGTAACTGCCCAGGTGGCTGGCCACGCAGAGCGGCACCGGGCGCTCGGCGGCCAGCGCGGCGTGCAGCGCGACCGCGCCGCCGAGGCTGTGGCCGAACAGCGCGGTGCGGCCGGGCAGCGCGTGCGGGTGCCGCGGCAGCCAGTCCAGCACCCGCAGCGCGTCCCCCGCGAGCACGCCGAGCAGTGGACGGCCCTGCTGGCCGAGGAGTTGGGCCAGCAGCTCGGCCTCGTCCCGGCCGTGCAGCCGGGCCGGGTCGACGCAGCCCGCGAAGCCGTAGTCGAGGGTGAGGGTGAGGAAGCCGGCCCGGGCGAAGTGCTCGGCGACGTTGCGGTCCGGGTGGTCGGGCGGCACGGCGCCGGTGACCTGGTCCGGGACGGCGCCCCGGCCGGGGCAGACGACGACCGCCGGCAGCCGCTCGGCGGTGCCGGCCGGGCGGGTCGCGATCACCCGGACGGTGTCCTCGGGCCCGCCCAGCAGGTACTCCTCGCGGACCAGGCCGCCGGCCTCCCGCGCGGCCACCAGCCGGGCCCCGGTGCCCGCCACCGGGTCGAGGCCGGCCCCGCCGAGCCGGCGGACGGCGCCGCGGACCTCCCGGCGCCAGGCCTCGAACTCCGCGGCCCGCTCGGGCAGCGGCCGGGGCCCGGCCGCCGTGAGCCGGGCCCAGCGTCCCGTCGCCCGCCCGGTGGCCACCGGCTCAGACGAAGTCCGCATGCAGCGTCCTCGGGATCTCGATCTGGTAGGAGCTGAGCGCCTCGTCCAGGTTGATGTGGCCGCGCCGCAGCCACTCCAGCAGCTCGTTCTGCGGCCGGTAGAAGCAGGACTTGCACAGGTCGGTGCGGCTCGGGTTGGAGGCCTCCCACTCGGCGCGCTTGCCGCCCTCCAGGACCTGCAGGTAGCCGTCCTCCAGCACGTTGCCGATCAGGTAACGGCTGTTCAGGTGGACCTGCGGGCAGGGGTACAGGTTGCCGTCGGCGCCGACCGCCGTGACGAACCGGCTGTAGTGGCAGTGCTCGAAGTCGCCCTCGACCTCCTCGACCTGGTCCATCGCGCCGCGGTCCAGCTTGGGGATGGAGACCTCGAAGGAGTCGGTGCTCAGGGCCGCCACGTCGTCCAGCGCCGCGGAGATCTCGGCCATCTGCTCGTCGACGGTCTGGTGGCCCAGCGCGGAGTAGAACTCCGGCTCGAAGCGCACGTAGTGGGCGCCGGAGCGGCCGGCCAGCTCGGCGGCCGCGCGGACCTCGGTGTGGTTCTCCGCGGTGATCACGTAGTTGAAGCCCACCCGGAAGTCCGGGTCGACCGCCGCCTCGCGCAGCGTGCGCGGGGTGTTCTCGAAGGTCGGGAAGGTGTCGTCGCGGTCGCGGGTGATCCGCTTGAAGTTGTCCTCGGAGCCCGCGTTGAGCCCGATCCGCACCCAGGTGTGGGTCCGGGCGATGCAGTCGGCGATCTTCGGGTCGGAGAGCCGCGAGCCGTTGGTGATCAGCCCGATGCGCAGGCCGGCCTCGTGCGCGGCCTCGCAGATCTCGACGTACCCGGGGTGGATGGTGCACTCGCCGCTGCCGCAGAAGGTGACGGCCCGCCCGCCGGTGGCGGCGAACTCCCGCATCAGCCGGATCGCCGCGTCGGTCTTGATGGAGTCCTTGAAGGAGAAGCGGTCGTAGAACTGCTCCTCGTTCGGCGAGTGGAAGTTGCAGAAGTTGCAGCGCATGTTGCAGGCGCCCATGATCCCGATGCGCATGTGGATCGGGCGGAACTCCTCGCCGGCGGCGAAGGCCCGGACCAGGTCCGGGTGGGCCAGTACCTTGTTCGGCGCGTGCGCCTCGTCGAGCGACACGATCGGCAGGCCCTCGCGGTTGCTGGGCCGGGCGATGTCGTAGAGCCGTAGGTCTCGGGAATCGGTCACTGGAATCCTCCTCGCGGCGGGCCCGGAAAATCGGCATTTCGGTGCGGACGCCGTCGTCGTCGACGGTGCGTCGCGCCCGTGCCGGTCGGAACGGAACGACGTGCCACGCCTGTTGGAGCGGCGCTGATTTCACGGGTTCGCGTTTCGAGCAGGCCAATCATGCCCCAAGCTCCGAGCACTGGGAAGGCGTGTTCCACGGGCTGGGAATTATCAGTCAGGGGTTATGTATAAGCCCTGACTGATCGTTCATAAGTCCTGGCTGATATTCCGTTGGAAGAGGGCTGGAGAGGAGTCGGGAGAGCCTTTCATAATGCGCAACTTATGTGTCCGAACCATCGGCCGAAATGACCTTGCAGTGATCGAGTGTTTCCGCCAAACTCGTGCCCGGCGAACTCGCGCCGGCAAAACCCCTGCCCGGCGCGTCGGCAAATGCACTGATGCAACCCCGGGAGAGCAGAATGACCAAGGATTTGAAGTCCCTGGCTTACGACCACCTGTGGTTGCATTTCACCGACATGGAGTCGTACCGCCGGCCCGGCGTGCCGGTCGTGGTGCGCGGCGAAGGGGCCCGGATCCAGGACCTGGAGGGCCGCGAGTACCTGGACGCGCTCTCCGGCCTGCTGGTGGTCCAGGCCGGGCACGGCCGCGAGGAGCTCGCCGAGGCCGCCGCCCGGCAGGCGCGCCAGCTCGCCTACTTCCCGCTCTGGGGCCACGCCCACCCGCAGGCGATCGAACTGGCCGAGCGGCTCGCCGCCCACGCTCCGGGCGACCTGAACAAGGTCTTCTTCACCACCGGCGGCAGCGAGGCCGTGGAGACCGCCTGGAAGCTGGCCAAGCAGTACTTCAAGCTGGTCGGCAAGCCGCTCAAGCACAAGATCCTCAGCCGCACCATGGCCTACCACGGCACCACCCAGGGCGCGCTGTCGATCACCGGGATCCCGGACGCCAAGAAGCTCTTCGAGCCGCTGGTGCCGGGCGCCCGCCGGATCCCCAACACCGACCTCTACCGGGCCGCCGAGGTCACCGGGGTGGCCGAACTCGCCGACGACCCCGAGCGGTTCGGGCGCTGGGCGGCCGACCAGGTGGAGCGGGTCATCCTGGCCGAGGGCGCGGACACCGTCGCCGCGGTGATCGTCGAGCCGGTGCAGAACTCCGGCGGCTGCCTGCCGCCGCCGCCCGGCTACTTCCGGCGGCTGCGCGAGATCTGCGACGCGCACGACGTGCTGCTCGTCTCGGACGAGGTGATCTGCGCCTTCGGCCGGCTCGGCACCATGTTCGGCTGCGAGAAGTTCGACTACGTGCCCGACATCATCACCTGCGCCAAGGGCATGACCTCCGGCTACTCGCCGATCGGCGCGGCGATCGTCTCCGACCGGGTGGCCGCCCCGTTCTACCGGCGCGGCGGGTACTTCCCGCACGGCTACACCTTCGGCGGCCACCCGGTCTCCTCCGCGGTCGCGCTGGCCAACCTCGACCTCTTCGAGCGCGAGGACCTGCTGGGCAACGTGCGCCGCAACGAGCCGGTGCTGCGCGGCAGCCTGGAGGGCCTGCTGGACATCCCGATCGTCGGCGACGTCCGCGGCGACGGGTACTTCTACGGCATCGAGCTGGTCCGCGACCGGGAGACCCGGGAGCCGTTCACCGCCGAGGAGCGCGAGCTGCTGCTGGCCGGGCCCGGCGGTCTCTCTGAGCAGCTCTGGGAGTCGGGCCTGTACTGCCGGGCCGACGACCACGGCGAGCCGGTGATCCAGCTCGCCCCGCCGCTGATCTGCGGCCCCGAGGAGTTCGGCTTCATCGAGCAGGTGCTGCGCACGGCGATCACCGCCACCTGGAAGCGGTTCGAAAGCGCGCGGGAGCGATGAGCGCCAGTCCCGGGGCGAGCCACCTGGAGCAGGTGGCCGCCGCCTGGACCGCGGCCTTCGACGGGGTGCGGCACCCGGATTCGGCGAACTTCTTCGACCTCGGCGGCACCTCGCAGCAACTGCTGCGGGTGGTGGCCGAGTTGCGCGAGCTGCCGGCCGGCGGTCAGGTCACCGCCCAGGACCTCTACCGGCACCCGACGATCCGGGCCCTGGCGGACGCCCTGGCGGCCCGCACCGGGCCGGCGGCCGGTCCGGACGGCCCGACCGGGCCGAGGACGCCGGCCGCGGTCGGCCCGGGCGACACGATCCGGATCGTCAGCCCCGGCTTCCCGACGCTGGCCCACCTCCCCGACCGCGCCGGCCGGGCGGTGGCCGCGCTGGAGGCGCTCGGCTTCGCCGTCGGCTTCGGCGAGCACGCCTTCGCCATGTCGCCGGACGGCCTGACGGCCGGCCCGGCGCGGCAGCGCGCCGCCGACATCATGGCGGCCTTCGAGGACCCCGGGGTGGACGCGATCCTGGTGTCCGACGCCGGGGAGGGCAGCCGGGAGCTGCTGCCGCTGCTCGACGCGCGGGTCATCGCCCGCAACCCCAAGCCCTTCGTCGGCTTCTGCGACACCGCCTTCCTCCAGCACTACCTGGCGCTGGAGGCCGGGCTCGGCTCGGCCTACGGCTGCTCGCTGATGGTGCACCTGGGCGACGTCGGCGGGCCGATGCCGGAGACCACCGACCACCTGGTGCGCACCCTGGCCGGCCTGCCGCTGGAGTTGCGGCCGGTCGCCTCCCGGTCCCGCCCGCTGACCACCTGGTTCGATCCGGACGTCGAGGGCTCGCGGCGGGTGCGCGACGTGCCGGGCGGCTGGCACTGGGCCAGGGGCGGGGTCGCGAGCGGACCGCTGTTCGGCGGTGAGGTGTCGCAACTCGCGGACATCGTCAAGGAGTTCGGCCTCAGCTACGACGGGGCCGTGGTCTTCGTGGATATCACCGAGGAGCACACCACGCCGCCGCTGTGGCTGCTCGGCCGGCTGTTCCGCGAGGTCGACCTGACCGGGGCCGCCGCTCTGGTGATCGGGGCCGACCCGCAGAGCGATCCGGCGGTGTGGGCCCGTCAGGTGTCCGCCCTGCTGGACCGGTTCGTCCCCGGCACCTCGTTCCCGGTGCTGGTGAACGCGGACATCTGCCACCTGGCGCCGTGCTGGACGGTGCCGTTCGGCGAGCCCGCCGTCCTGGACGAGAGCCGCGGCCTGCTCTTCCCCCGCCGAGCCCACCCCGTCACGTCGAGCACGTCAAGGAGCGCGGATGTCTGACCCCGGCGACGAACTGGAGGCGTCCCTGACGGCGATCTGGCGCCGCTGCCTGGCGGTCGACCGGGTCGGCCCGGACGACGACTTCCTCGACCTGGGCGGCGACTCGCTGGGCGCGCTCGCCGTCCTCGCGGAGCTGGAGCTCGCGCACGGGGTGCCGGTCGACGTGTTCGAGCTGATGATGGCGCCGACCGTGCGCGAGCTGGCCGCCGTGGTGCGGGCCAAGTCGGTGGGCGGACCGTGATCGACCTGCTGCGGGTCGGCGAGCACGGCCCGGACTCGACGGCGCTGGTCGTCGACGGGGAGCCGATCGGCCGTCAGGTGCTGGCCGGCCTGGCCGACTCGGTCGCGGCGGCCATGGCGAGCGACCGCAAGGCCGTGGT of Kitasatospora viridis contains these proteins:
- a CDS encoding phosphopantetheine-binding protein, with protein sequence MSDPGDELEASLTAIWRRCLAVDRVGPDDDFLDLGGDSLGALAVLAELELAHGVPVDVFELMMAPTVRELAAVVRAKSVGGP